AGCACGGCGATCAGGCGATCCGTGCCGTGGGCGGCGACGGGATGTCGTGGACCTTCGACGCCAACGCGCCCAACGTGAGCGATTTCCAGGAAGGAAAGATCGTGTTCGCCACCGGACGTGCGGTGGGCCGGATCCTGAAGCTCGAACGCAGCGGCTCGACGGTGACGGCCATCCTCGGACCGGTCCAGCTCACCGACCTGATCAAGAACGGCCGGTTCGTCATGGACCAGGCCGTGGACGCCGACAAGATGATCACGTACGTCGCACGCGACTATCCGGGCCTCGACAACGACAGCGGGGCCGCGAAGTCCGCGAGCCTGGGCGCGCCTAACGCACAGTCGGGCGGTGAGGAAACGGTGGTCATCTCGCGCATCGACCGCGGCCGGTGGACGCCCGCCTCGATGTCGCGCACCGGCGCCGACGGGCGGCGTGTCACGTACCGCCGCCGCGGCCGGCGGTGGGTCGGGGCGCAGACGTCCGACCTGAATCAGTGGTCCGGCGCCAGCGCCGCCGGCGGGCTGCGTACGTTAGGCGCCGTCCGGCAGATCGTTCCCCTGCCCTCGCCGCAGCAGGGGCTGGGCGCGATTCCGTCGCTGACGGCCGACGATCACAACACGGTGTTGAAGCCGGTGGCGAGCAATTCCGGCGTCGGACTCCAGTACTACTACACGAACCCGGCGGGCCTGGCCGTGACCGCGTCGGGAACGGTGACGCTGAACAAGCCGCAGATCGAGTGCGTGCTCAGGTTCTTGAACGGCAAGGTGGACAGCGCCGGCATCAGCCTCAAAGGATCGGCAGGCGTGCACCTGATGCTCGATTCACACAGTCCGACGACCAAGTTCGTGAACATCCACATCAAGCACTGGGTGCCGGTCGACTTCAGCATTCCGTTAGGCGGGCCCGTTCCTTTTGCGCTCACGTTCGCGACGTTGTTCGACGTGAATTCCGGCATCAGCGCCCAGTCCACGATCCTCCGGGCGGAGGGACAATACGACTTCGGCGGCCGGATCTGGGCGGGACGCGCCGGCAGCACGTGGTCGATCTCGGCGCCGAGTGAGCCGAAGATCGTCACCGATCTCACGGAATCGCTGAGCAACATATCGGTGGGAATCAATTCGTTCGCGATGGCGTTCTCGATCCGCGCCCTGGTGGGCGTCGGCGCATTTGGATTCAACGCCGGTGTCTACGCGGCAATCCGATTCGGCGGAAGCATTCTCGGCTCGCCCACCGAAGCGTTCCCCTGCCGCCAGGCGACGCTCGGCGCGAATCTCGACTCCGGCATTGGCTGGCAAACGCCGGGCTGGGTCGCGGCGGCAATCAACGTGTTTCTCAAGCCGATCACAGGAACTGCCCTCGATGCGGTAGGCAACGTATGGACGTGGCCATCGCAGTCGATTTTCAATTATGGAAGACAGATTCCCGACGGGTGTGCATCGGCGGCGAAAAAGACGTAGCGCGCGCGCTGTGCGATCACACTCGGACTCACGCCAGCTGCGCGACACGGCGTATCGGGCGCTGACGTACGAACTTTAGGTGCGCGAGTCGATCGATGCGGGGCTTGCAGATGTTGCCGCCGGCCGAACGGTCGCTCATGACCAAGTGAGAGCTCGCTTGCGCGGTATTTTGCGCAGAGCGTCGTGAGTCGGCCAATCCACTGGTCAGAAACTGCTCTTGAGCACCTGGCTGATATCGCGCGCCATGTCGCGCGCACATCTCCGCTTTACGCAGAGCGCATGGTCCAGCCATCGCGAATAGACATTCTCGCGGTGATTCATAGCCGTCGTGAAATCGAATGGCCGTGCTAGCGACCCTGCATGCTCACGCCCTCGAATAACCGCTCGCCGTGGCCATACACTATCGGCGCAATGTGCAGCCACACCTCCGCCTGAACGTACTCGCCGACCTAGCGGTTGGGCACGCTACATGCTTGGATGCGTCCCATTCTCGAGGAGGCACCATGCGACCACTCGGCATTCTCGGCTGGCTCCTGATCGTGGCCGGGATCGTTGTGCTGGCACTCGGCGGGTTCAGCTACGTGAAAGAACGGCACACTGCGCAGGTCGGTCCGATCGAGGTGGGCACGGTGAAAAAGGGATTCGTTTCGCCCGTCGCCGGCGGGATCGCCATCGTGCTCGGGATCGTGCTCGTCGTGGCAGACGGACGGCGCACGCGCACGTAGTTTCCGCTCAGCGCTTCCCTTCTTCCGCGCCTAACCGGGCGAGCCGCTCCCGCGCCTGTGCCACCCGCGGCTGCAGCGCGGGATCGGCGTTCGCCCACAAGGCAATGAACCGCTGATCGTGCGCCGCCGCCCGCGCCGCATCGCCGCGCGCCTCGTAGAGCTCGCCTAACCGTTCGTGCGCCAGCGCCAACGCCAGCGGATCGGTCTCCACCAGCCGATTATAGTAGGGCGTCGCGATGAACGCTTCGTACTGCGCAATGGCCGAGTCCGACTGCCCAGCGGCATCGAACGCACGTGCGAGCTCGAGCGGCAAGCACGGCGCGCACTCCGTGGCCGGGCGATTGTCGTATGCCGTGTCGCCCCGCCGAAACTCGGCGAGCGCCCGATCGGCATGGCGCTCGGCCAGCGCGATTTCGCCTAACGTAGTGTGCAGCGCCGCGCTCTGTACCCGCAGCACCGCCGTGTCGGTCACCGCCGACCGATACGCCGCGATGATCGCTTCCGCCCGATCCGGCTTCCCGATGCGCGCCCACGCCGTGGCCACCGCGAAATAGGGCCGGTCGACCGGCGCCATCGCGCCGAACGGATAACGCGCGAGCGCCGCCGTTAGGCGCGCCGCCGGGCCTGCATTCGTGTTGCGGAACCACGTCGACGCCGTGATCAGCGTGGCCGAATCGACCAGCGCGACCGGCGCGGCGCCGCCGGCCTGGGCGTACTCCTGCTCGGCGCGCGCGAGCTGGCCCTGGACGAGCGAGCGGCGGGCGCCGTACGCGAGACCGAACGACCGCGCCACATCGTTGCTCGTTCGCGCCAATGAATCGGCCAGGCGACGCGTAGCCGCCAGATCGCCGCGCGCGTATGCGATGAGCGGAGATTGCACCTCGAGGATCGGACTGCCAGGTTGCCGGCGATGCCCGATGGCATACATTGCCGCGGCCGAGTCAGGGCTTCCGCGATCGAGCTCCAGCTCCATCACGTTGACCGCCCCGATCGTCATGCCAGAGTCTATTTGCAACTCGCGGACATCGAGCGACTCGGCGCGGGCATAGAGCCGCATGCTGCGGAGCACTTCACCCATGTTGCCCACTGTCGGAGCGACACGCGCGTCGGGCAGCCGGAGCTGTTGATTGTATGCGTCGAGGGCGCGCACGCGGTCACGGTGCGATGACACATCATAGTACGTCGCCTCAATGCTCAGGCGCTCGGGGTCCGTTAGGCGGAGCCTGAGCCGGTACGCATGATCCAGCGCCGAATCGACGGACGCTTGCGGTGCGCCCATGTTGAGCAGGTCGATCGCCAGGTCGCCCCATGCCTGTGCAAAATTGGAGTCGACGGCCACCGCTTGCCGGGTCGGCCCCTCGGATTGCTGGACGTCCCCTGCCATGTTGGCGCTGCGGGTGGCGGCGCTGAACAAGCGCAGCGCTTCGAGGGACGAGGTCGTCTCACGCTCCAAGGGCGGCGTCGCCTGCACTTCGCGCAACGATTCGCCGATCTTTTCTCGGAGCGCGCGCGCGAGCTTGTCGGTGGCATCGATGAGCCCGCGCGGTCCGTCCGCGGTTTCCCGGAACGACGCGAGCTCGACGCCCGAGTCCGCGGTCACCAGGCGCAGCGTCAGGATGTACCCGCCGGGCACGCCGGTCACGTTGCCATCCACGATGGCCTGCACGCCCTCGCGTTGCGCCACCTCGCGCGCCACCGGCAGGTCGACGCGCGTCGTGGCCGGCCGGCCCATCAATCGGAGCGTCGAAGCGACCAGCGCCGGCGCCATCAGCGAAATGACCTTCGACGGCCCGAGCCCCGCCCGCACGGCATCGCTCACCACCGGGCCTAACGACGAGTCGGTATTGGCCGTGGCGAAGTCCGTGATCAGCACCGGCGCCCGGGCCGAGAACCTGCCGGCCGCCAGCAGCGAGCCCGCCGGCCCGATGCCTAACGCGCGCAGCAGCATGAAGCCGCCTACCGGCACCACGAACACGGCCACGGCCCACACGCCGCCCAGCATCGTTTTGCGCCACGACACGTGCGGGCTCGCCTTGATCGCCAGCGCGGCCATCGTGCCGTGCGTCGGCAGGCTGGGCGTCCCGCCCGGCGTGAAACTCGGCGACTGGATCACCGTCCGGCGCAACACGCGCTGCGTGTACGCGGTGAACAGAATCACCGGCAGGCCTAACGCCATGACAATGAGCGCGCCCGGGAACACCCACCCCGGCAGCCCGATGCCGACGATCGCCGCTTGCGCCAGCACCGCCACGGCGATGAACGCCACCGCGTACACCCCCAACGCCTTCCAGAACATGCGCGGTCCGCCTAACAGAACGGCCGGCATCGCCGCCCGCCCCGGATCGCTGGTCGACAACGCGTCGAGCGAGGCGAGAATCTCCGACGCCGACTGCGGACGCGCCGCCGCGTCCTTCTCGAGGCACCGCATCACGAGACCCGCGAGCGCCGGCAGCGTGTCGGGACGCAGCTCCTGCACGGCACGCGGCGCCTCGGCCATGTGCGCGGCCATGAGCCGCTGGGGCGTGCGGTTCGCGAACGGCGGTTGTCCGGCGAGCATCTCGTACGCCATGCAGCCGAACGAGTACAGATCGGCGCGGTGATCCACCGCGGGATCGCCGGCCGCCTGCTCGGGCGAGGTTTAGGCCGGCGTCCCGATCGCGGTGCCCAGTTGCGTGAGCGTGGCCGATTCCCCGTCGGTGCGCGCAGCGGAGATGGCTTTGGCGATGCCGAAGTCCGTGACCACCGCGGTGCCGCCCGAGAGCAGCACGTTGTCAGGCTTGATGTCGCGGTGCACGATGCCGCGATCGTGCGCGTAGGCGAGCGCGCGCGTCACGTCGCGGAGAATGCTCACCGTTTCGCCGGGCGAGAGCGGGCCGCGTTCGCGGAGCCGTGCGCGGAGACTTTCTCCCTCGACGAACGGCATCGTGAAGTACAGGACGCCCTTCGTGTCACCGGCGTTCAGCACCGGGACGATGTCGGCCTGCTGCAGCGACGCGGCGACCCTGATTTCGCGCTCGAATCGCTCGGCGCTGAGGCCGGCGGCGAGCTCCGTTGGAAGAACTTTGATCACGACACGGCGGCCGAGTCGGCGCTCTTCGGCGACGAAGACGCGCGACATGCCGCCCCCGCCGAGCTCGCGGTCGAGGGTGTACGCGTCGCTTAAACTCGACTGGAGGTCGTCGCGGAGTGTCATTCCGGAGGGGGGCGAGCGCGGGATGTGCCGGCGCTCTGGGATCGAAACAATCTACCGACTGCGCCGACCTGGAGCTAGATGAGCATCTCGGCGGAGCTCGGGCGCGTCCCGACCCGACGGTGCAGCGCGCGACCACGGGCGTCCATTCGAGGCTCGAACGCAACCCGTCATCAGCACCATCACCGTGGCGCGTCGCCAGCCATGATCCGAAGCACCGGTTTCCCGTTCACGTTCTCGAGCGGGAAATACACGAGATGCGTGCGCGGATCGACGGACACCGTGTGCGCGTGCGGCATGACGATGTTGCCATCGCGATGCAGCGTGATTCCATTCGCGCCCGAACGCTCGGTGAATACCGCGACGGTGCCGGACTCCGAGGACACATACAACCGGCGCCATCCCGGATCGAAGGCCAACACATCGGGATCATCGCCCACGGCCTCGGTCGAGAGCACCTTCATCGTCGAGAGATCGACCACGGCCAGCCTCGCATTTCCCTCGCCGGCTACGAATGCGACCCGGCGCGCCGGATCGAGCGCGATGCCGTGCGGCGCTTCGATGCCCGGCAGATGAAACCGTGACGTGATCTTCGCGGTCGCCGGATCGAGCGCCGCCAACTCGTTCGACTCGTGCACCGCAACCAGGATGCGCTTCGCGGTGGGATCATATACGGTGTTGCCGGCCTCGCCGCCCAACGGCACCGATGTCACGAAGGCATTGGTCGCGGCGTCGATCACCACGTCCGCACGCCCACGCTCATCGGAGACGAACACCCGCCTAACGCCAGGGACGTACGCGATGCCGTCCGGATAGTCGACGCCGCGCACGCGTGCCAGCACCGCCAGCGACCTGGCATCGACCACGGCCACCTCGTGCTTTCCCGTCACCGACGCGTACACGCGGCCCACCTCGGGCACGGCCAACACGCCGTGCACACCATCGAATGGACCCAGGTTGGCCACCACGCGGCGCCCGGCGATGTCGAACACCACCAACCGGCCGGCGTTCATGTGCGCGATGTACAGCCGATTCGCGGCGGTATCGAGACTCTGGTAGTCGAAGCGCACGGCGGGCCCGGGCATGGGCACGTCGGCCACGGTGCGAAGCACGGGCGCTTGCGCGGCGGCGGGCGCACACGCGGCGCAGAGCGCGAACAGATGCGTTAGGCGCATGGGGTCAGGGAGTCAGGGAGCGATGCGGTGGACGTACTTGATGGTGAACGTCGCGGTCAACGGCCGAGCGATGGCGCGGCTGTCCGGAAAGCGAAACGGCGATCCCGGATCGTTGGTATAGCCGGAGTTCCACACCGCGTACAGATCATCGCCGATCACCGGCGTCCAGTGGAAGCGCAGGTCGAAGTCGGTGCGGTCGAGCGCGGTCTCGTACTGCGCAAATCCGATGAAGTCCATGCGCGTCGTGAACGCGTACTCCACCCGGCCGCTGGACTGCACGGCCACGAAGCGGCCGGCCGGGAGCGAAACGGCGGTACGCGAGAGACCGCCGCCGACAATGAGATGGCCGCCCGACCGCCACGTCAGGCCGCCGTCGGTTTCCGTGCTGCGGCCATCGTAGAACCGGCCAGTCGAGAAGTGGCCGAACCCGCTCACCGCCCGGCCCGGCGAGGTCTGGAATTGCGCGCCCGACTGCGTCCACCAATACCGGCCGGCGGGAATCGACACGCCTCGCGCGATCAAGAACGGTTCGGCCGGCGCGTCCATGTCGCGAACGATCATGACCTGGACCTGATCGCCGCTCTCGAAGAGCGCGCCGATCGGGTGCCACTCGATCGACGCGCTCTGCCAGTCCCGCGCGCGAAGCACCGATCCATCGTGGTTCGCATAGATATCCCACGAAGGCAGCTCGAACAGCAGCTGCCTAACGCCGAGCACGTGCGGGCGCGGCGTGAAGTCCACGTGGCCGTAGGTCTCCCATGCATCGGTCCGGCTCACGAAGCCGAGCGCGGGTGAAAATCGCGCGTCGTACCGGGCAAGCCCGACGAAGTTGTCGAAGAGGTCGTTCGGGAAATCCGTGGCCAGCCGCCACGCGACCTGCGTGCCGGTCGCGTTAGGCGTTTGCGTGCCCGCCACCCAAATGGTTGGCTCGATGTTCTGCGTGCCGATGACCAACGGGAAATCGGCATCGAGCCCCTCCGCGGTCTCGGTCCCGCGCGCACTCGGCGCCGTACGCATGGTGGCCATCGCGCCGATGTAGGAGCGCTCGAATAGATCGTGCGTGACGCGCATCGCCACGTCGTTCGCGTCCTCGTCGCCGCCTGTCCGCGCATCGATGATACCGAGAGCCCACGGTCCGGCCCTCCCGTACACGCGCGCGCCGGCGACGATCGGCACGACGGTGCCGCTGTCTGTCAGGCCGATGCGGCGCGAATAGAAGAGCAGCGCCTTCTGGTTGAATCCGAACTGGAAGATGCTGCTGGACTCGAGGAAGAAGTCTCGCTTCTCGGGGAAGAACGTCGGAAACCGCGTCAGGTTGATCACCTGGCTGTCGACTTCGACCTGCGCGAAATCCGTGTTCACGGTCAGATCGGCGGTCAACGTGGACGTCACCGCAAGTCTTGCATCGACCCCGACCTTGGCCGTGAGCCCCGCCCCGCCCGTCCGATCGAGCACCGAATCGTGCGGCGCCTGGTGGGCGTCGGCGAGCACGTACGGTTTGATGTCGAGATCACGCGATCGGCTCACGCCGCCCAGACCCACGAGGTCGCCCGCGATGTCCAGGCGGTTGAGTCCCTCCGTTCGACGCCAGCCGCGCCACAGGTCGACTTCGTTTCGCCGGCGAATCTCCCGCCTAACGTTGAATCCAAACGCGGCGCCGCTTCCCGACCGGAATCGCAGTGTGCGAAACGGAATTCGAAACACCGCCGTCCAGCCGGACGGGTCGCGGCTCGTGGCCACATACCAGATCCCGTTCCAATCGGCGTTCTCATCCTGGGTCGTGATCTGCGCATCCCAGCGAGAGCCGTTGGGGTTCGTCTCGAACAGGTACGCGCTTCGCCGGTCGTGAAAGCTGTCGATCAGAATCGTGACGTTGTCGTCGGACGAGAGGTCGGCGTCGCGGCGGAGTTGCGTGGCCACGATCCGGTTCGCTTCGCGATCCCACGAGCGCACGGCGACGTACAGATTCTCATGATCGTGCAGCACTTTCACCACCGTGCGTTCGCTGCCCGCGGCGCCGATCGCAGGGTCCTGCTGGCGAAAATCGACGATCGAATCGGCGGTGCTCCACACACCGACATTCCATCCAGCCGTCACCGGCGGCGGCGCGTTCACTGGTCGCGCGGTGATGGAGGCGCCCGACGCCGCGCCGCGGCTCGCGGTGTCCGCTTGCGCGCCGACAACCGACGCCGCGATGAGCGACGCGACGGCGATGCAGCATCCCGCCCGCGTCAACCGCACGCACACCGCCCGCGCCGCCGGCCCGCACACGGCAGTTGGCGGCGCGTCGGACGCCGGCGCGGCCTCAGGATGCTGCGTTAGGCTTCACCGATTGCGTTTTGGCGAGCGCGGCCCCCATGGCCCGGGACAGCTTGATGGCGTCGTCGTTCGCCCAGTAGTGCATGAAATACAGATGCGGCATGTCGCCGATCATGTGGCTGTGCAGCGCCGTGATTTCGATGCCGTTATCGCGCAATACACGGATCACGGGGTTCACCTCGTTGCCGGTGAGCACGAAGTCGCCGGTGATGACCGCCTTGCCGCCGCCCGACGACTGGAAATTGATCGATGTCGCCGTGCCCATCGACGAGGGCACGTCCTCCGTGCCTTCCAGGATGCGTCCGGCCCGCGGGACGCCAACCTGGTACACGCCGCCGCTCGCATGCCCGTGGTAGCCGAGCGCCTTGGCGATGGCGGCGGTATCGAGGCCGAGCGCCGGCGGCGGCCCGGCGGCGGACGAGTCGAGCGGCGTCTTGCTGGCCTCGAGCGCGCGGCGAAGCGCCCGCGCGACGTCGACGCCCGTCCCCCGCGCCGCGATGTGCAAATACATCGGGTTGGGCACTGCGCCTAACAGATGGTTATGCAACGCCGTTTGCTCGATGCCGCCTGCCTGCAGGGCCGAGATGACCGGGCCGACCTCGTCTTCCGTTAGGACGAGGTCGCCCATGGCCATCACCATGCCGTTGGCGAGCGGCTTGAACGCCACCCAGCCCCCGAGGGCGAGCGCCGGCCGCACGGGGACGCCGCCGACCACCACGTGCAGATCGCGCCGCGGGAAGGAGAACTTCATGACGCCGCCCGGTTGCAGCGCGCCGGTGCGACCGAGCGCCTGTTCGATGGCCGTCCATGATGCGCTCTGTTGCGCGGGCAACGCCGCGGCGGACGAAGCGAGCATCGCGATGAGAGCGAGGCGTCGCACTGCGCGCGACCAGACGCGAGCCATAGGAGTCCTGCCGGTGAAGGAGTGGCCAGGGTTGATTCAGTTGCGATAATAGCGTGGATTGCGGCCATGGCAAGGAGCCGTTGGCGGGCTCACCAGGGGATCGGTGCGGCCGTCCCGGGCGCCGGCGGCGGGCGCGGCGTTCGGCTGGGCGGAGTCCTATTGCGATGCTTCAATTGTGATATTAGCAATATGGGCGTGACCCATCTTTCTGGCGTGCGAGCGCGGGCGAGCATCCGCACGTCGCGGCGCGGCCCACCTGCCCCGCTCCGCCCGTTAGACCAATAACCCCCGCATGAAATCTCGTCGCGCCGATTCGGCGGCCCCGTGGCTCCTCCTCATCCACCAGATACCGCCCAAACCGGATTACCTGCGCGTCAAGATCGGGCGACGACTGCAGCGGTTAGGCGCGGTGCCGGTCAAGAAGTCGGTGTACGTGCTGCCCGGCCGGCCGCAATCCGTGGAGGACTTCCAATGGGTCCGCGCCGAGATCATCGACGGCGGCGGCGATGCGTCGATCTGCAAGGCAGACTTCGTCGACGGGCTGACCAACGAGCAGATCGTCGCCCTCTTTCGCGGGGCCCGCGATGAGGACTACGCCGAGCTCGCGGCGGCGGCGCGCGACACGCTCGCCGCACTGCGCCGCCCCCGTCCCGACGCCGGACGCCGCAGCGCGGGCTCCGATGACGACCTGGTGCGACTCACGAAGCGGCTCGCGTCGATCACGGCCATCGACTTTTTCCGGGCGCCGGGCCGGGCGATGGCGGAGCAGTCCGTCCGCACGGTGTCGGACGCGTTGGAGCCCGCGCCGCCGGCGCCGCGGCCGCCGTTAGGCAGAGCGCAA
This genomic stretch from Gemmatimonadaceae bacterium harbors:
- a CDS encoding YncE family protein, whose protein sequence is MRLTHLFALCAACAPAAAQAPVLRTVADVPMPGPAVRFDYQSLDTAANRLYIAHMNAGRLVVFDIAGRRVVANLGPFDGVHGVLAVPEVGRVYASVTGKHEVAVVDARSLAVLARVRGVDYPDGIAYVPGVRRVFVSDERGRADVVIDAATNAFVTSVPLGGEAGNTVYDPTAKRILVAVHESNELAALDPATAKITSRFHLPGIEAPHGIALDPARRVAFVAGEGNARLAVVDLSTMKVLSTEAVGDDPDVLAFDPGWRRLYVSSESGTVAVFTERSGANGITLHRDGNIVMPHAHTVSVDPRTHLVYFPLENVNGKPVLRIMAGDAPR
- a CDS encoding DUF5916 domain-containing protein — translated: MRLTRAGCCIAVASLIAASVVGAQADTASRGAASGASITARPVNAPPPVTAGWNVGVWSTADSIVDFRQQDPAIGAAGSERTVVKVLHDHENLYVAVRSWDREANRIVATQLRRDADLSSDDNVTILIDSFHDRRSAYLFETNPNGSRWDAQITTQDENADWNGIWYVATSRDPSGWTAVFRIPFRTLRFRSGSGAAFGFNVRREIRRRNEVDLWRGWRRTEGLNRLDIAGDLVGLGGVSRSRDLDIKPYVLADAHQAPHDSVLDRTGGAGLTAKVGVDARLAVTSTLTADLTVNTDFAQVEVDSQVINLTRFPTFFPEKRDFFLESSSIFQFGFNQKALLFYSRRIGLTDSGTVVPIVAGARVYGRAGPWALGIIDARTGGDEDANDVAMRVTHDLFERSYIGAMATMRTAPSARGTETAEGLDADFPLVIGTQNIEPTIWVAGTQTPNATGTQVAWRLATDFPNDLFDNFVGLARYDARFSPALGFVSRTDAWETYGHVDFTPRPHVLGVRQLLFELPSWDIYANHDGSVLRARDWQSASIEWHPIGALFESGDQVQVMIVRDMDAPAEPFLIARGVSIPAGRYWWTQSGAQFQTSPGRAVSGFGHFSTGRFYDGRSTETDGGLTWRSGGHLIVGGGLSRTAVSLPAGRFVAVQSSGRVEYAFTTRMDFIGFAQYETALDRTDFDLRFHWTPVIGDDLYAVWNSGYTNDPGSPFRFPDSRAIARPLTATFTIKYVHRIAP
- a CDS encoding DUF1259 domain-containing protein, which encodes MRRLALIAMLASSAAALPAQQSASWTAIEQALGRTGALQPGGVMKFSFPRRDLHVVVGGVPVRPALALGGWVAFKPLANGMVMAMGDLVLTEDEVGPVISALQAGGIEQTALHNHLLGAVPNPMYLHIAARGTGVDVARALRRALEASKTPLDSSAAGPPPALGLDTAAIAKALGYHGHASGGVYQVGVPRAGRILEGTEDVPSSMGTATSINFQSSGGGKAVITGDFVLTGNEVNPVIRVLRDNGIEITALHSHMIGDMPHLYFMHYWANDDAIKLSRAMGAALAKTQSVKPNAAS
- a CDS encoding chromate resistance protein ChrB domain-containing protein; translated protein: MKSRRADSAAPWLLLIHQIPPKPDYLRVKIGRRLQRLGAVPVKKSVYVLPGRPQSVEDFQWVRAEIIDGGGDASICKADFVDGLTNEQIVALFRGARDEDYAELAAAARDTLAALRRPRPDAGRRSAGSDDDLVRLTKRLASITAIDFFRAPGRAMAEQSVRTVSDALEPAPPAPRPPLGRAQGRRVRGRTWVTRTGIFVDRIASAWLIRRFIDRDARFKFVDPAAHHAAPRDLRFDMFEGEFTHDGDRCTFETLLSRFAIRDPALRAIAEIVHDIDLKDAKFGRDEAPGIERVLAGIAADNRADEARLERGSLLFDELYAAYTAR